Part of the Anomaloglossus baeobatrachus isolate aAnoBae1 chromosome 1, aAnoBae1.hap1, whole genome shotgun sequence genome, AGATTTTAAGATTTTCTGAAAATAAAAAGACTCAGGCATGACCGGTCTTGCTGTAATGCTTTATAAAATTCTGTACACTTTCTTTTGGTCATAGGCAAGTTGGTTGGCACAAACATCAAATTCACAAAGTATTATCCTATGTATTTTTTCTTTGTTCATTCCCTGTCAATGCGGGCATGAACAATTGATATACAAAATAAGCTAATGGTAGCACAATGCGCAAAAATATTATATTATGCTTAAGTGCAAGGGTATATATAGACTTCATATAAAGCTTGACTGCAACAACATATCAATTTGCCATTTTAAATACAATACTTGCATTATTATAATTCTTGGAATACAATTCTGCTTTTATAACATAACACTTTTTTTTATCTATGTACACACATCCAGTTGTAACACTTGACAGTAGCATTATGGAGCATGTAATAATAAAACAGACTCTGTTAGACGGATACTGCTTAAAATGTTGGTTAGTTGTAATCTCCTTCCTGCTTAGAGAGTACCAAGTTATAAGAATATCAGGTGACCAGCCACCCGCATACCCTCCGCATAAAAATCTACGACTACATCTCACTGTCCAACATACTTTGGGCCACTTCACTGAATCCATATTGTGTTCCCTCTTTCTGGTCTACGAGGTTCAACTGTAAGGTCTCCAAAGGTTGAAAAAAATTGCTCCATTTCCTTCTGCAACATGTCGTTTCTTTTCTCAGCGTCCTCTTTGGCACGTTCTGCATTCCTCATTTTAATTTCAACCATtgtgtattttttcttttcttgttccagttCCTCATGTAAGGAAAGAACTTCGGTCTCCAGAGTTATATTTCTTTGTTCCAGGCTGTAGAAAAACAAATTATGGTCAGTAACATACAAACGAAATAGTCAATATGAGATAGCGGAAGACCAGGTTCACTTGGGATATGCGGAACGTATGCTTAGTGATACTACATGATTATGATTTTTTACAAAATGTACTATAAAATATAGTTAATCCCAAACTATAGTTTATCACAAGGCTTCACAGTGTCAGAAATGTTAAACAATTTTTCCACAGTGAAACTTAcaaaccttaaagggaacttgaGAGCTGAGATAGTCCGCAAATATCACacgctggctgtatgatttcatccATATATGTTTGACTCTAAAATGCTGTGGTGTTTTAGAAAAAAGCAAAATTCAAAAACTTCCAGGGACCAAGCCGCACAAGAGCCTAGTCACACAGGAGAATACCCAGCGTTTTTTCTCCACCCACTCCTCTTGAGTGACTGGTCTCTTCCTGTGTCCGTATACAGTAAAAGATTTGTGTCACTGGCAGTGGGTGGGGAGAAACCGCTAAGGACCCACCTTTCCAATTAGTCTCTAAACCGTTTCTAAAGTATGTTTTTCCCTATAACGCTAAAATCATTTCAGAGTTAAACATACACGATTGAAATCATAAAGCCACTATTTTTTGTAATGGTgggtgcttttgaaaaaatacatcaAGCTGTAACCATCTATACTGATTATAACTAGTGATGGTCGAACGTGCTTGTCACTGCTCGTTGCTTGGATGAAcattggggtgcttgggtactcgCGGTGCTTGGCCGAATATTGCAGGTGCCTGGATATTTTGTCCGTGAAACAATGAACGCAACGTACAGGCTTGCTCACACaaaatgatgtgtgcaggcacaccagggagagccattcacagtcCTTCATTACACAATGCTCTCAGACATAACATgaccaaaaaaacccccacaaactcACTTTCCCTCctgccggaaatgctctgtttgtgGCTGgccgtatgtgggtggagacccgaacaggTCAATCATTGACTTTCTATAATAGTCGTTACTCACGCACGTCATACTCGTCCAAGTGTCTGACCAGCTCTAGTCGAGAAACAAGCATTCAACCATTTTAGTGCTCATCCATCACTAATTATAATCAATGGTAAAACTGTTGTTGTTACTAATTAAAACAGAATGACCATTTGAGAAAAAACAATTAATGGTGACAAACAGTATGGTTGCAATGCCCGTTGGACAACGTGAAAAAATTATAAAATACTAGCGTAAGTAAATAAAATAATGACCAAACTTTGGTTCTGTTTGGTATCTTCTATTAAAATGCATAGCAAAAAAACCCAGAAAAGTGCAACCTGAGAATAGTATACTTTTACAAGTTGAAGAATGATTTTCTAGAAACaggacttttttgaatttactGTCATTAACAATATGTGGTTTGTTGCTCTTTATATACGTATGGTATCACTATTAGGAGGACACTCTTGTCTTACAAAGAGGATAAACAATATTAATAATACCTTTTTATTCTTGTCTCATACTCCATTTTTTGTTTTGACATTTCCTGCTTTAGACTGGACACGAGGCTGTGCAGTGCACTGTGATTGCTTGAATTACTCACTACAAAAGTCTCACTGTTGTCACTGCTACTAGTAGCCCGGCTACTGCGACCTCCTGCACTTCTCCGGTCAAATTTGGTCTCAAAGTCCACTTGGTTGGTAATATCCTCATTAACAGGCCCATCTAATACTGGGTCTTCAAAATTCCCAGTGTAAAAGTCTTGCTCTGGACAGGTTGTCGTAGAAGATCGGCAGGAGTTGGAGTTTTCGGGAAGGGATATTTCACATGATGATGTAGACCATGTTGCACTGTCTATGCTTTGTTTGTCATCTGAGTTCACCATGGAGAACTGTTGCTGGACATTATCGTATGTAGACAACCTGTGCTGTTGTATTGATTCACCAGTGGAGTCTTTCTGTTTGTTATCTCTCAATGTGACGTACCCATTGGGCAGCCAACTTGTGGTCCGACTATTCAGAGCATTGCTCATAGTATCTGTACTGGACACTCCCATTTTCACTGCTCCATTTTGTACACTATGGGTACCCATTTTTGTTCCTGAGCTCTTTAGTGATGAGGTTCTCCTTGCTTGTAAGGTACCATTAGGTAAAGAATGATGTTTTTCATGTACTTCCACTGAGCTACTAAAGGAACCATTGGTGACAATTCCACTACCCTTATTAAATGCaggattttttttcaccattagtGGTGGGCTTCGGGTAACATCAAGTTTGTGAATGCTATTTCTTGGGCTGCTGGATTTACTTCCTGAAAGCCCAGTGGGAGAACCATTGTCAACACTGGACCTTTGTGGTGAATCAGATTTCTCCCATGAACAACGTCTCATTGCTATATCCTTTGTGTTGTTGTTCTCTTTATTTTGAATCTGACCTAAAATAATTTTCTTTTGTAACTCGTTATTGTTGTTGCTCATCTCTTGTCCAATTTGATTTTGGCCATCTCCGTCTTTCGGGAAAAGTATTTCATGTTCACTTATCATCACTGCCATTAATTGCTGAACCACAACAGTACCTGCAAAGAAGGCAAAATGATCTGGTTACACCATATGTAGCACTATACAAGTTGCATTAATCCTTGTCACAGCATATGTAATAAGGTGTGGTGCCTGGATACTGTCTGCATGTAAGTGGTCTCATAGTTACAGATTGCTAAGCTATAGGCTCCTGTTGAAAAAAGAAGTGACCAGTGCATAATTGGAGATTGGCGGCTTATAATGTCCTTCTCTGCTCCATGGGAACTAATAGAAGGTCGGCATTCAATGGCACTCTCgggatatacaggtgcatctcaataaatgaaAATATCCTCAAACAGTTAATTTAttatagtaattcaatacaaaaagggaaacatatattctatagtcattacaaacagagatatctatttcatgtgtttatttctgttaatgttgatgattatggcttatagccaaagaaaacccaaaagtcattatctcagaaatttagaatattatataagaccaaatgaaaaaattattttaaattcagaaatgttggcacctactgaaaagtctgtgcagtaaatgcactcaatacttgctcagggctccttttacatgaattactacatcaatgtGGTGTGGGATCGAGGTGATTAGCCTGTGGCACTGGTAaggtgttatagaagcccaggttgctttgatagcagccttcagcttgactGCATTATTGGGTCtgctgtctctcatcttcctcttgacaatactccatagattctctatggggtttaggtcaggcaagtttgctggccaatcaagcacattgataatgtggttagtaaaccaggtattggtacttttggcagtgtggacaggtgccaagtcctgctggaaaatgaaatttccatcttcaaaaagcttctcggcagagggaagcatgaagtgctctaaaattatcTGGTAGACGACTGCACTGACTctgatcttgataaaacacagtggacctacaccagcagatgacatggctccccaaaccatcactgattgtggaaacttcacattagACCTCAAGTAGCtttgattgtggcctctccactcttcctccagactctgagaccttgatttccaaatgaaatgcacaatttactttcatctgaaaacaacaccttgaactACTGAGcaccagtccagttctttttctccttggccaagATAAGCCACTTCTGGCGTTATTTATTGGTCATGAATGGTTTGACATATGAAATGTGACAACTGTAGCCCAtgtttgtagcccatgtcctggatacgtctgtgtgtggtggctcttgaagcactgactccagcagcagtacatgccttgtga contains:
- the ARHGAP24 gene encoding rho GTPase-activating protein 24 isoform X2, translated to MMTLPSALRETLLPGLVATAFSQTHTGIKKSISLIMDDYNVSAESPQTGQGRQNAIKCGWLRKQGGFVKTWHTRWFVLKGDQLYYFKDEDEMKPLGTIFLPGNRVVEHPCNEESPGKFLFEVVPGGDRERMTANHETYLLMASTQNDMEDWVKSIRRVIWAPFGGGIFGQKLEDTVRFEKRYGVRLAPMLVEQCVDFIRQRGLTEEGLFRLPGQANLVKELQDAFDCGEKPSFDSNTDVHTVASLLKLYLRELPEPVIPYSKYEDFLSCAKQLSKEEESGVAELGKQVKSLPTVNYNLLKYICRFLDEVQSYSGVNKMSVQNLATVFGPNILRPKVEDPMTIMEGTVVVQQLMAVMISEHEILFPKDGDGQNQIGQEMSNNNNELQKKIILGQIQNKENNNTKDIAMRRCSWEKSDSPQRSSVDNGSPTGLSGSKSSSPRNSIHKLDVTRSPPLMVKKNPAFNKGSGIVTNGSFSSSVEVHEKHHSLPNGTLQARRTSSLKSSGTKMGTHSVQNGAVKMGVSSTDTMSNALNSRTTSWLPNGYVTLRDNKQKDSTGESIQQHRLSTYDNVQQQFSMVNSDDKQSIDSATWSTSSCEISLPENSNSCRSSTTTCPEQDFYTGNFEDPVLDGPVNEDITNQVDFETKFDRRSAGGRSSRATSSSDNSETFVVSNSSNHSALHSLVSSLKQEMSKQKMEYETRIKSLEQRNITLETEVLSLHEELEQEKKKYTMVEIKMRNAERAKEDAEKRNDMLQKEMEQFFSTFGDLTVEPRRPERGNTIWIQ
- the ARHGAP24 gene encoding rho GTPase-activating protein 24 isoform X5, which codes for MINFPLQNMEGGDRERMTANHETYLLMASTQNDMEDWVKSIRRVIWAPFGGGIFGQKLEDTVRFEKRYGVRLAPMLVEQCVDFIRQRGLTEEGLFRLPGQANLVKELQDAFDCGEKPSFDSNTDVHTVASLLKLYLRELPEPVIPYSKYEDFLSCAKQLSKEEESGVAELGKQVKSLPTVNYNLLKYICRFLDEVQSYSGVNKMSVQNLATVFGPNILRPKVEDPMTIMEGTVVVQQLMAVMISEHEILFPKDGDGQNQIGQEMSNNNNELQKKIILGQIQNKENNNTKDIAMRRCSWEKSDSPQRSSVDNGSPTGLSGSKSSSPRNSIHKLDVTRSPPLMVKKNPAFNKGSGIVTNGSFSSSVEVHEKHHSLPNGTLQARRTSSLKSSGTKMGTHSVQNGAVKMGVSSTDTMSNALNSRTTSWLPNGYVTLRDNKQKDSTGESIQQHRLSTYDNVQQQFSMVNSDDKQSIDSATWSTSSCEISLPENSNSCRSSTTTCPEQDFYTGNFEDPVLDGPVNEDITNQVDFETKFDRRSAGGRSSRATSSSDNSETFVVSNSSNHSALHSLVSSLKQEMSKQKMEYETRIKSLEQRNITLETEVLSLHEELEQEKKKYTMVEIKMRNAERAKEDAEKRNDMLQKEMEQFFSTFGDLTVEPRRPERGNTIWIQ
- the ARHGAP24 gene encoding rho GTPase-activating protein 24 isoform X6 translates to MMLEDRNAAASSSASLSTNSFIPKTTYRKIKRCFSFRRGIFGQKLEDTVRFEKRYGVRLAPMLVEQCVDFIRQRGLTEEGLFRLPGQANLVKELQDAFDCGEKPSFDSNTDVHTVASLLKLYLRELPEPVIPYSKYEDFLSCAKQLSKEEESGVAELGKQVKSLPTVNYNLLKYICRFLDEVQSYSGVNKMSVQNLATVFGPNILRPKVEDPMTIMEGTVVVQQLMAVMISEHEILFPKDGDGQNQIGQEMSNNNNELQKKIILGQIQNKENNNTKDIAMRRCSWEKSDSPQRSSVDNGSPTGLSGSKSSSPRNSIHKLDVTRSPPLMVKKNPAFNKGSGIVTNGSFSSSVEVHEKHHSLPNGTLQARRTSSLKSSGTKMGTHSVQNGAVKMGVSSTDTMSNALNSRTTSWLPNGYVTLRDNKQKDSTGESIQQHRLSTYDNVQQQFSMVNSDDKQSIDSATWSTSSCEISLPENSNSCRSSTTTCPEQDFYTGNFEDPVLDGPVNEDITNQVDFETKFDRRSAGGRSSRATSSSDNSETFVVSNSSNHSALHSLVSSLKQEMSKQKMEYETRIKSLEQRNITLETEVLSLHEELEQEKKKYTMVEIKMRNAERAKEDAEKRNDMLQKEMEQFFSTFGDLTVEPRRPERGNTIWIQ
- the ARHGAP24 gene encoding rho GTPase-activating protein 24 isoform X4; the encoded protein is MDDYNVSAESPQTGQGRQNAIKCGWLRKQGGFVKTWHTRWFVLKGDQLYYFKDEDEMKPLGTIFLPGNRVVEHPCNEESPGKFLFEVVPGGDRERMTANHETYLLMASTQNDMEDWVKSIRRVIWAPFGGGIFGQKLEDTVRFEKRYGVRLAPMLVEQCVDFIRQRGLTEEGLFRLPGQANLVKELQDAFDCGEKPSFDSNTDVHTVASLLKLYLRELPEPVIPYSKYEDFLSCAKQLSKEEESGVAELGKQVKSLPTVNYNLLKYICRFLDEVQSYSGVNKMSVQNLATVFGPNILRPKVEDPMTIMEGTVVVQQLMAVMISEHEILFPKDGDGQNQIGQEMSNNNNELQKKIILGQIQNKENNNTKDIAMRRCSWEKSDSPQRSSVDNGSPTGLSGSKSSSPRNSIHKLDVTRSPPLMVKKNPAFNKGSGIVTNGSFSSSVEVHEKHHSLPNGTLQARRTSSLKSSGTKMGTHSVQNGAVKMGVSSTDTMSNALNSRTTSWLPNGYVTLRDNKQKDSTGESIQQHRLSTYDNVQQQFSMVNSDDKQSIDSATWSTSSCEISLPENSNSCRSSTTTCPEQDFYTGNFEDPVLDGPVNEDITNQVDFETKFDRRSAGGRSSRATSSSDNSETFVVSNSSNHSALHSLVSSLKQEMSKQKMEYETRIKSLEQRNITLETEVLSLHEELEQEKKKYTMVEIKMRNAERAKEDAEKRNDMLQKEMEQFFSTFGDLTVEPRRPERGNTIWIQ
- the ARHGAP24 gene encoding rho GTPase-activating protein 24 isoform X3, whose protein sequence is MEIEAIEEDADNEKSISLIMDDYNVSAESPQTGQGRQNAIKCGWLRKQGGFVKTWHTRWFVLKGDQLYYFKDEDEMKPLGTIFLPGNRVVEHPCNEESPGKFLFEVVPGGDRERMTANHETYLLMASTQNDMEDWVKSIRRVIWAPFGGGIFGQKLEDTVRFEKRYGVRLAPMLVEQCVDFIRQRGLTEEGLFRLPGQANLVKELQDAFDCGEKPSFDSNTDVHTVASLLKLYLRELPEPVIPYSKYEDFLSCAKQLSKEEESGVAELGKQVKSLPTVNYNLLKYICRFLDEVQSYSGVNKMSVQNLATVFGPNILRPKVEDPMTIMEGTVVVQQLMAVMISEHEILFPKDGDGQNQIGQEMSNNNNELQKKIILGQIQNKENNNTKDIAMRRCSWEKSDSPQRSSVDNGSPTGLSGSKSSSPRNSIHKLDVTRSPPLMVKKNPAFNKGSGIVTNGSFSSSVEVHEKHHSLPNGTLQARRTSSLKSSGTKMGTHSVQNGAVKMGVSSTDTMSNALNSRTTSWLPNGYVTLRDNKQKDSTGESIQQHRLSTYDNVQQQFSMVNSDDKQSIDSATWSTSSCEISLPENSNSCRSSTTTCPEQDFYTGNFEDPVLDGPVNEDITNQVDFETKFDRRSAGGRSSRATSSSDNSETFVVSNSSNHSALHSLVSSLKQEMSKQKMEYETRIKSLEQRNITLETEVLSLHEELEQEKKKYTMVEIKMRNAERAKEDAEKRNDMLQKEMEQFFSTFGDLTVEPRRPERGNTIWIQ
- the ARHGAP24 gene encoding rho GTPase-activating protein 24 isoform X1, which produces MHRFPSDICMLFDSVTSGALLLISPSSIEKRTGKQKSISLIMDDYNVSAESPQTGQGRQNAIKCGWLRKQGGFVKTWHTRWFVLKGDQLYYFKDEDEMKPLGTIFLPGNRVVEHPCNEESPGKFLFEVVPGGDRERMTANHETYLLMASTQNDMEDWVKSIRRVIWAPFGGGIFGQKLEDTVRFEKRYGVRLAPMLVEQCVDFIRQRGLTEEGLFRLPGQANLVKELQDAFDCGEKPSFDSNTDVHTVASLLKLYLRELPEPVIPYSKYEDFLSCAKQLSKEEESGVAELGKQVKSLPTVNYNLLKYICRFLDEVQSYSGVNKMSVQNLATVFGPNILRPKVEDPMTIMEGTVVVQQLMAVMISEHEILFPKDGDGQNQIGQEMSNNNNELQKKIILGQIQNKENNNTKDIAMRRCSWEKSDSPQRSSVDNGSPTGLSGSKSSSPRNSIHKLDVTRSPPLMVKKNPAFNKGSGIVTNGSFSSSVEVHEKHHSLPNGTLQARRTSSLKSSGTKMGTHSVQNGAVKMGVSSTDTMSNALNSRTTSWLPNGYVTLRDNKQKDSTGESIQQHRLSTYDNVQQQFSMVNSDDKQSIDSATWSTSSCEISLPENSNSCRSSTTTCPEQDFYTGNFEDPVLDGPVNEDITNQVDFETKFDRRSAGGRSSRATSSSDNSETFVVSNSSNHSALHSLVSSLKQEMSKQKMEYETRIKSLEQRNITLETEVLSLHEELEQEKKKYTMVEIKMRNAERAKEDAEKRNDMLQKEMEQFFSTFGDLTVEPRRPERGNTIWIQ
- the ARHGAP24 gene encoding rho GTPase-activating protein 24 isoform X7; its protein translation is MTANHETYLLMASTQNDMEDWVKSIRRVIWAPFGGGIFGQKLEDTVRFEKRYGVRLAPMLVEQCVDFIRQRGLTEEGLFRLPGQANLVKELQDAFDCGEKPSFDSNTDVHTVASLLKLYLRELPEPVIPYSKYEDFLSCAKQLSKEEESGVAELGKQVKSLPTVNYNLLKYICRFLDEVQSYSGVNKMSVQNLATVFGPNILRPKVEDPMTIMEGTVVVQQLMAVMISEHEILFPKDGDGQNQIGQEMSNNNNELQKKIILGQIQNKENNNTKDIAMRRCSWEKSDSPQRSSVDNGSPTGLSGSKSSSPRNSIHKLDVTRSPPLMVKKNPAFNKGSGIVTNGSFSSSVEVHEKHHSLPNGTLQARRTSSLKSSGTKMGTHSVQNGAVKMGVSSTDTMSNALNSRTTSWLPNGYVTLRDNKQKDSTGESIQQHRLSTYDNVQQQFSMVNSDDKQSIDSATWSTSSCEISLPENSNSCRSSTTTCPEQDFYTGNFEDPVLDGPVNEDITNQVDFETKFDRRSAGGRSSRATSSSDNSETFVVSNSSNHSALHSLVSSLKQEMSKQKMEYETRIKSLEQRNITLETEVLSLHEELEQEKKKYTMVEIKMRNAERAKEDAEKRNDMLQKEMEQFFSTFGDLTVEPRRPERGNTIWIQ